From Streptomyces sp. 6-11-2, one genomic window encodes:
- a CDS encoding DedA family protein, translating into MHVQEWLDTVPAAAVYAVVGLVIGLESLGIPLPGEIVLVSAALLSSQHAGINPVVLGVCATVGAVVGDSIGYAIGRKGGRPLLAWLGKKFPKHFSEGHIATAERSFEKWGMWAVFFGRFVALLRIFAGPLAGVLHMPYWRFLVANVLGGICWAGGTTAVIYYVGVVAESWLKKFSWLGLVAAVLFGLGSMLVLKRRAKKAQAGTQSETEEPEPVPAGE; encoded by the coding sequence TCTACGCCGTGGTCGGCCTGGTCATCGGTCTGGAGAGCCTGGGCATCCCGCTGCCCGGCGAGATCGTCCTGGTCTCCGCGGCGCTGCTGTCCTCGCAGCACGCGGGCATCAACCCGGTCGTCCTCGGCGTGTGCGCCACCGTCGGCGCGGTCGTCGGCGACTCCATCGGCTACGCCATCGGCCGCAAGGGCGGCAGGCCGCTGCTCGCCTGGCTGGGGAAGAAGTTCCCCAAGCACTTCAGCGAGGGGCACATCGCGACCGCCGAGCGCTCCTTCGAGAAGTGGGGCATGTGGGCGGTCTTCTTCGGCCGCTTCGTCGCCCTGCTGCGCATCTTCGCCGGCCCTCTGGCGGGCGTGCTGCACATGCCGTACTGGAGGTTCCTCGTCGCCAACGTCCTCGGCGGTATCTGCTGGGCGGGCGGCACCACGGCGGTCATCTACTACGTGGGTGTCGTGGCCGAGTCCTGGCTGAAGAAGTTCTCCTGGCTCGGCCTGGTGGCGGCCGTGCTCTTCGGGCTCGGCTCGATGCTGGTGCTCAAGCGCAGGGCGAAGAAGGCGCAGGCGGGCACGCAGAGCGAGACCGAGGAGCCGGAGCCGGTTCCCGCCGGGGAGTAG